DNA from bacterium:
TCTCAGGCATCAGTGCGAGAGCGAGCTCAAGGGAAAGCTCATCCACTTGAGGACCTTCTACGCAGCCAACTGCAACAGGCCCAAAGAGATCGCGAAGATGATGGTCGATTCGTTCCCGACGTTCATCGCCGCCATGCGCGGCACCCTGAGGCTCCTGGGCAAGAAGCCCCCCGCCGACGCGCGGGCGGTCGTCGAGCTCGTGGGCGGGCTCATAGACGTCAACCCGACAATATTCTTCGACATCCTGGAGATCAGGAGCGGCGTCTCGCTCCTGCCCCGCGGAGACGAAGCCCTGTCTGCGTTCGAGCTCTACTTGACAGAACTCGCCTCGCTAACTAGGTTCGTGGACCAGATTCAAACTGCATAACATCCGTAAATGATCGGAGGACGCATGCAAAAGAAATGGATAATACTAGGAGTTATATTGCTGGTGCTCATAGCCTTCGGCGGCAGCTGCGTGGGCAAGTATAACCAGCTCATGACGCTCAACGAGTCCGTGACCACGGCCTGGGCGCAGGTGGAGAACGTGTTGCAGCGGAGGAATGACCTGATCCCCAACCTCGTCAACACGGTGAAGGGCTACGCGGCGCAGGAGCAGAAGGTCTTCATAGACGTGACCGAGGCGCGCGCAAAGGTCGGCGGCGCGACGACCATACCTGACAAGGTCGACGCCAATAACCAATTGACCGCGGCGCTGGGCAGGCTCATGCTCGTGGTCGAGCGCTATCCGGACCTCAAATCCAACCAGAACTTCCTGGCCCTCCAGGACGAACTCGCCGGGACCGAAAACCGCATAGCCGTGGAGAGAATGCGCTACAACGAGACGGTCAAGGCATACAACGTGTTCGTCCGCCACTTCCCGAACAACGTAATAGCCGGGATATTCGGCTACGCGCGCGAGAACGTGTACTTCAAGGCGGAGGATGAGGCGAAGGCTGCGCCTACGGTGGATTTCGGAATGGAGCCGCAGGGCCCAAAACAGTAGTCGATCCCATGAAGGACGCAGAGCAAGGCCGGTCGAAAGACCGGCCTTTTTTTACATCAAAAACGAAAGGGCAAGATTGGAGAGCGCGCCTGCGGTGATCGCCACGATGAGCATGATGATCGTCGAGAGCATGAGCAACCTGAGCCCCAGCTCCTTGGCGATCATGACGAACGTCGCCACGCACGGAAAGGTCATGGCCAGGGCCACGGTCGCCACGATCAGCTGCCTGGTGGAGAGCCCTAGCGGCGAGAGCATGCCCATCGCGATGTCCTTGCGCAGGAAACCCATGGCCATCGAGACCACCGCCTCGCGCGGAAGCCCCCACAGCCTTTCCACCACGGGAGAAGCGGCGGCGGCGACCCATTCGAACGCGCCCGCAGCATAGAGCAAGTTGACGACCAGCACTCCTGCCAGGACCACCGGCAGCGCCTCTTTGAGGAAATACATAGTCCTCATCCAGAATTTCTTCATGAACGCGGAGGCGTTGGGCCACCTGATCGGCGGCATCTCAATTATATGCTCGGGGCTGAAGCCCCTCTTCACGAGCCTCGCCAGCACGAGACCCGTGAAGAGCCACGACAGGAATATGATGAAATAAACGGTGAAGACATAGATGAGTCCCCTCGCGCCCACCAGCCCGATGATCATGGCCTGCAGCGACGCGCACGGCACGCCGATGGATATCAGCGTGATGGCGATGAACCTCTCGCGCCTGGACTCGAGGTTGCGCGTGGCCATGATGCCCGGAACGTTGCAGCCCAGACCCAAAAGATGCGGCACGATCGCGTAGCCGTGAAGCCCCATGTGGTGCATGGTGCGGTCGAGCAACACGGCAAAGCGCGGCAGATAGCCCAGGTCCTCCAGAAAACCCAGCACGAGGTAGAACCCGATTATGTACGGCAGCACGGCGGCTATCTCGATATAGAAGCCTGTGGTCAGAAGCCCGAAGGAATGGCCGAAGTCGATCTGTCCGTCCACCAGCCTGCCGATCAGCACATCGTGCAGAAACGGGTATCCGGCTATGGCGGCGGAGAGGGACTCGAGCGGCCCCCTGGCCAACTCGAACAGCGGATCGAACACGTGCCGGATCAGCCCCTCGCCGATCGCGCGTATGATCGCAAACGAGGCGACGAGGACGATGGCCGCGATGAAGAGGCCGCCCACCGGATTGAGGGCCACGTCCTCTATCCTCTGCCTCAAGGTGTGGCGGTGATGCGTGAGGCTCTGTACCTCGGAGATTATTTCGCCGATCGCCTTCCAGCGCTCCCCTTCCCCGATGCTGCGCAGGCTTCTCTCCGGCGCCGCCTCCAGCGCGTCGATCGCCTGTTTGATCCCCTCGCCCGTCACCGCAACAGTGGGGACGACGGCGCAGCCCAGGCGCGCAGCGAGTTTCTCCACGTCGATCTTGATGCCGCGATGGGCTGTCTCGTCCCACATGTTGAGCATGATCACCGTGGGGAGGCCCTTCTCCACCAGCTGCAGCGTGAGGTTGAGGTTGCGCTCCAGGTTGGTGGCGTCGACCACGTTGATGACGAGGTCGGCCTTGGAGAGCATCGTCGCGGCGACCTCCTCGGCCTTGCACGCAGGTTCGATCGAGTACATGCCCGGCGCGTCGATCACCTGGGCCCTCTTGCCCTGAAAGAGCATCTGGCCGCTCATGAACTCGACGGTCGTGCCGGGATAGTTCGAAGCGATCGCGTGGACGCCGGTGAGCCTGGTGAAGACCACGCTCTTGCCCACGTTGGGGTTGCCTATGAGGACGATCCTCTTCATGACCAGGGCCCCCCGACCATGATCTTCCCGGCCATGCCGTGGCCGACCGCCAATTGCCTTCCGTCAACCGAGACGACCACGGGTCCGCCCATGAGCATGGCGCTGATCTTGGTGATGAGCTTGCCCGGCCTGATGTTCATGGCCGCAAGCCTATTCTCAATCCCGCGGCCTCCATCGATGCGGCGGACCACGCCCCTCTGGCCCGGCTTGAGCTTCTCCAGCGGCGTGAGCTCTTCCTCGACGGAGAGCGCAGAGAGCGGCTCTTTGACCGCCTTCTTCGCACAGCGGCTGCAGACCCCGTAGAGCGAGAGCGTGTGATCCTCGACCACGAAGCCGTGCCGGCCGGCGACCTCCTCCTGCAGCTCCTCTATGTCGGGGTTCGCAAACTCGATCATTTCGCCGCAGCGGCGGCATATGAGATGGTCGTGGTGGCGGTGCGCGAAGGCGTGCTCGTAGATGAGCGAACCGTCCTCGAGTCTCAGCTCGCGCGCGAGACCTGCGCCGACCAGGAGGCACAGCGCGCTCTGCACGGTCTTGAGGTCGAGCGAGCGATGATCCTTTTTGAGCTTCTCCCAGAATTCGGCCGCAGTGATATGATGCTCGGAGGAGAGGAACTTGAGCAGTATCATCTCGCGCACGCCGCTCTTGTGCAGCCCCTTTGAGGTGCAAAAATCCCTCAGCATGTCCAGCTGTCTTCGAAACCTTCCCTTCACAGGAATCAATCCTTCCTTTTTTAGGAAACTTTACCGAATGCGCGGGGATAGTGCTCAGGATAAGGGCCCGTTGTCAAGCCGACCGACGGAACACCGGAGAGCTCCCTTGAAAGTTTCTGGAGTAAAAAGCTTATTTCCTGAGCAACTCCTCTGCGGCGATAAAATGGGTCTCAGGTGCAGAACAAAAACCCCTGGCCGGCATGACCGCAACGGAGCCCTTGTCTTTCAAAGGTCCATCGGGCGGCTCGACAGGCTGGACGATTACCACTTCCTCGGTCAGGAAATCCCTCAGATTTAAATCAAAGAGAGGTTTCAGCTCCGGGCCGAGGTAGATCTTGAACTTGTCATCTCCATTGTAAACATCATGTCTGTTGCCGAAGACAAACAGCACGACACCCCACTCCCTCATCTTAAACGTCCTGAGCCCCAAACCGCTGCTCCACAAGAACAGCGATCCGGAGTGAGCCTTCTCAAACGATTTCCAAGCATACACCTGCTCGGCGGCATCGTAAGCATTCGCTCTCCAAATTATGGATGCGGACGAAATCCAGGGAGCGCCTTCATAGCCGGACAACCGACTGAACTTACCGGCCCACCCGGACGTATCTATGGCAAAGGATCTCAGCGGCGCATCAGGCCCCACTTTTGCCTCCTCCGATTCATGCAAAGGAGAGAGCCCATCTGAGACAGGTTGAAAACTATCATGCTGAACAGGAGATCCTTCTGAGACTAACGGAGAATCCTCAGGCAAGTTGAGGCAATACAAATCAAGATTTGCGGAAACATCCCTTGTCGATGAAAGGCTCGTCTCAGCTCCGCACATATTCATTCCTCCCTGTACCGTAACTGATTTCGAAGATATCAAAATTGATAATCATGTCTTATGCGACGTCTTCGCCTCGGTCAACGATGATCTTCAATGCCTTGAAGAAACAACCCATTTTGCTCAAATGTGCCTCGACACCTCGTCCAGGAGGTCCTGGCGGTCGATGAAGTCCTCGAGGTAGTCCTTCCTGGCGCTGGAGATCACGAGCACAGGCGAACGGTCATACCTCGCGAGCCAGCGGCGGTAACAGCGCTCCAGGCGCCTCAGGTATTCGCCGGGGACGTCCTTCTCGATGGCGCGGCCGCGGCCTGAGATGCGCTTTTTGAGAACGTCCAGCGGGCACTCGAGGTAGATGAGCAGGTCCGGCGGATTGATGACCTCGAGCATGACCTCGTAGAGCTCGCGGTACGTCCTGTATTCCTCTTTGGACATGCACCCCTGCCGATGGAGATTCCTGGCGAAGATCTCCGCGTCCTCGTAGATCGTGCGGTCCTGCACCACGGTCCCTGGATAGGCGTCGAGCTCGCGGTGGATGCGGAACTTGTGCGTGAGGAAGTGCATCTGCGAATGGAAGGCCCAGCGCTTCATGTTCTTGAAGAAGGGTTTGAGAAACGGGTTGAGATCGTTCGGTTCGAAGAACGGCTTCAGATCGAAGTGGTCGCAGAGGAACTTGACCAGCGTGGATTTGCCCGCCCCCATGTTGCCCGCGACCGCTATATATTTGGTGGCCATCCCGGAGAGGCCTATTCGTCCTCGATCAACTCGCCCGGCTTTCCTCCGGGCTTCTCGAAGTAGTCGAGCTTGTCGATCGGCATGGTGACGCTGGTGCAGATGTTGCCAAGGTGCGCAGCCACCCTCTTGAAGAAACGGATGATGAGCGCCACAGCCACCGCATTGCGCTCCTTGTTGTCGCGCGCCAGTTCCCAGACGTAGCGGTCGCAATCCTTCTCGAGTTTGTATGCCTCCGCGCGGGTCGAGCGGGCTATCTCCTTGTCTTTGTTGTCGAAGGCGAGCTTGGTCCTGTCGAACCAGGAGAGCATCTTATAGCGCATGTCCACCAGGAGCGTCAGGAGCGGATCCTTGAGCAGATTGGGGGCGTTGCGGTAGATCTCGTCTATGTTCTTGCAGTAATCGCCGATCCTCTCCACATCCTTGGAGAGGCTCATGAGGATGAGACACGGCACCACGTCGGCCACCCCCTGCACCGTAAGATGCGTTACGATATCCCTCCGTATGACCTGCTGCAGGGTGTTGAGTCTGCTGTCCATCCTCGCGAGCTGGACATGGGACGACTCGATCTTCCCTGAATCGGTCAACGACGCGGTGGAGCGCTCGAACATCTCCTTCGCGATGACGATCATCTCGTCGAATTGCTTGAAGATCTCCGCGAGCGGCGTCTTATCATGCCAGATAGCCAGAAGCTCCTTCAAGACCATATATCACTCCTTTCTCTCAAAGCCGCTCGGTGATGAGCATGCCCAAGAGGGGTATGAGGAAGAACATCGTGATTATGTAAACGAACACCAGCTTCTTGTGCCTCACGAAATAATGAGCCAGGAACCTGGAGATGACGATCGGTATCCTGCGCATGAACGGCGGCACGAAGAATACGAGAGTGCCGCAGATGTTGAAGAGCAGGTGAACGAACGCGATGGTGAGTCCATTCTGGTTGCCTGCCAGCGTGGCCAGCAGCGCGGTCACCGTCGTGCCTATGTTGGCGCCGACCGTTACTGGGAAGGCCTGCTCCAGATTGATCAGACCCGCGCCCACCAGCGGCACCAGCATCGACGTTGTGATGGAGCTGGACTGGATTATGGCAGTGAGTGCAAGCCCTATGGCGAAGACGAAATAGGGGTTGGCGGAGAATACGCGCTGTATCCAGTGCTCCGCCCTGGATGATGTGGCCCTGCGCATGAGCTTCACGATGTAGGCTAGAGCGACAAAGACCAGCGCCAGCGATATCGCAACGCTGATTATGCCTGTGACGCATTCGGAGAAGCCGGCCCTGTCGATCATGAAGCCGTGGGTCAGCTTCACCAGCGGCTGGATCAGCGGTTTCAGCGGACTGTCGAAACCGCCGGCCTGGGAGCCGTAGAACACGGCGGAGAGATAATGCGCAGCCGTGTCCAGGAAACCGGTCGCCAGCTGCAGCGGCAAGAGAACGATCACCGACAACACGTTGAACATGTCGTGCACATTGGCGCCGGCGTACGCGCGCTCGAACTCGTCGTTGCGTCTTATGTGCCCGAGCGAGACGATCGCGCACGTGATCGTCGTGCCGATATTCGCGCCCATGACTATCGGGACCGCGTTGTGCACTGTTATTCCGCCTGCCGACACAAGCGCCACAATCAGCGACGTGGTGAGCGAGGAGCTCTGCACTATCGCGGTCGTGAGTATGCCGATCATGAGCCCTGCGAAGGGGTTGGTCGTGGCGGAGAGCAGGCCCTCGGCAACGCCCTTACCCAGCATCTTGAATGAGCTTCCCAACAGGTCGATTGAAAAGAGGAACAAATAAAGAAGTACGAGGAATAGCAGCCCCCGCACGAGACCCGGAATAAATCTCAATACGCGTGGAGACATAGGCCGCCCAATATAACAAAGGGAAATCTAAGTAAAGATCATTTCCGGCGCATCTCCCTTATGAACTCCTCCAGCGCAGGCACGACCTCGAACATGTCGCCCGCGATCCCGTAGTCAACGCGCGAGAATATCGGCGCCTCAGGATCGCTGTTTATCGCGACGACGACCTTGGAGGAGCGCATGCCGCTCATGTGCTGGATCGATCCCGAGATGCCGCAGGCGATGTAGAGCGCAGGGCTCACCGCTCTGCCCGACTGGCCGACCTGGTGGTCGTGCGATATCCACCCCTCGTCCACCGCCGCCCTGGAAGCGCCGACCGTTGCCCCGAGCGCCCTTGCCAGATCCCTTATCATGCCGAAGTTCTCGGCGTTTCTGATTCCGCGGCCTGCGGCCACGATCCTGTCGGCCTCCGCCAGGTCCACCATGCCGGGCTCCGACTCCTCCACGCGCTCGATGCGCACGCCCTGTGCATCAACGGTCTCGACGACTGAAACTGCAGGCAACTTGTCGAACGCCGGTGGGATTGAAAATGAATTCGGCCGCACGGAGGCGAACGCGGGGCTCGATAAAAGCCTCACCGCTGCGATCGCAGCCCCGCCGTAGACAGGCCTCTCGAAGAGGACCTTTTCCCCCTCCACTGATATGCCCGTGCAGTCGGATGCCATCCCAACGCCCAGCCTCATGGAGGCCCTGACCAGGAGGTCTGCGCCGAAGGGGGTGGATGAACCCAGCACGCAGTCGGGGGCGAAGCGAGCTACGGCAGCGCACAGAGGCTGGGCGAGCGCCTGCCCCGAACGCGCATCGTTGCCCGAGGCATTCGCAGCAAACACAGTGTCTGCGCCTGCCCTCCCCAGCTCTCGAGTCAGCGCATCTCCGGACGCGCCCGCGACGAAGGCCGCAACTTCGCCTCCCGGCGCCACGAGCGACGCCGCCTTGCCGATGAGCTCGGCCGAATGGCGCTTGAGAGCGCCCCCCTCTGACTCCGCCACTACGAGTATCATCATACTCAGATCACCTTCGCCTCTTCCCGCAAGAGCCTCACCAGCTCACGGGCCGCATCTCGCGGCCGGCCCGCTATCATCCTCCCCCTCCTCCTCTCGGGAGGAGGCGCAAGCCGCTCGATCGACATCGCGCTCTTGACCTCAACTCCGAGCTCCGACGCATTGGTCTCAGCGATCGGCTTTGATTTCGCCTTGAGTATCCCGGGGAGAGAAACGTATCTCGGCTGGTTGAGGCTCTTCTCGCAGCCGATCAACGCGGGAAGCCGGACCCTTATCATCTCCTTCACTCCTGCGCCCGCGGCCCTCGTGCATACGGCCTCCTTAAAAGCGGGATCGCACTCGAATTTCTCTACCGGGGAGACATGCGGAAGCGAGAGCATCTCGGCCACGCCGATGTGCACCTGGCCCCAACCTGCGTCCGTGGAGATCTTGCCCGCGAACACGATATCGAACCCCTCGCGCCTGCAGGCTGCGGCCAGCAGCGTCGCCGTGAAGAAGGGGTCCGGCAGAAGGCCCTCGACGTCGATACGCAGGCCGCGGTCAGCGCCCATGGCGAGCGCCCGGCGCATGGTTTCCTGCGCGTGGACGAGGCCGGCCGTAACGATCACGACCTCTACCGCCCGGCACGCCTCCGGCGAAGCCGTGGCGGTCGGGCCGCACAAAGATTCCCTGAGGCGCAGCGCCTCCTCGAGCGCGATCTCGTCGTATGGGTTTATCACCCATTGGATGCGGTCAGCGATTATGGATTTTCCGTCAGGAGCGATTTCGATCAGGCTCTCTGTGTCAGCGACTTCTTTGAGCAGGACGCCGATCTTCATCAATATCTGTAATGGTCGGACTTATACGGGCCGTCGACGTTGACACCTATGTAGCTCGCCTGCTCCTGTGTGAGCCGCGTCAGCTTCACGCCCAGCTTGTCGAGATGGAGCTTCGCCACCTCCTCGTCCAACTTCTTAGGCAGCGTGTAGACGGCGATCTTCGGCTTGTCCTTGGCCAGCGCCATCTGGGCGAGACACTGGTTCGTAAAGGAGTTGGACATGACGAAGGAGGGATGCCCGGTGGCGCAGCCAAGGTTCACGAGCCTGCCCTCCGCGAGGATGAACACCGAGCGCCCGTCGGGGAAGACCCAGCGGTCGACCTGCGGCTTGATCTCCACCTTCTTTATGCCGGGCGTCCTCTCGAGCCGGTCCATCTGGATCTCGTTGTCGAAATGCCCGATGTTGCAGACGATCGCCTGGTCCTTCATCTTCGACATGTGATCGGCCGTTATCACGTCGCGATTGCCGGTGGCGGTGACGAAGATGTCCGCCTCCGAAAGCGCATCCGCGACCGTCGTGACCTCGAAGCCCTCCATCGCCGCCTGCATCGCACAGATCGGGTCTATCTCGGTGACCAGCACCCTGGCGCCGAAGCCGCGCATGGACTGGCAGCAGCCCTTGCCCACGTCACCGTAACCGCAGACCAGGACGACCTTGCCCGCGACCATGACGTCGGTGGCGCGCTTGATGCCGTCAGCGAGCGACTCGCGGCAGCCGTAGAGGTTGTCGAACTTCGACTTGGTGACGGAATCGTTGACGTTGTACGCGGGGAAGAGGAGTTTGCCCTCCTTCATCATCTGGTAGAGCCGGCCCACGCCCGTGGTTGTCTCCTCCGAGACGCCGATGATCTCAGGCACGATGCCGTGCCAGAACTTCGGGCTCTCGGAGTGAATCCTGCGGAGGAGGTTTTCGATCACCACCTCCTCTTTGATATTCGTCGTTATCTCGGGGAGCTTCTTGTTCTTCTCGAAATAGTTTTCCAGCTCAAAGCCCTTATGCACGAATAACGTGGCGTCCCCGCCGTCATCCACGATGAGGTTCGGCCCCTTGTCTGCGTGGCTCAGCGCCTGATAGGTGCACCACCAGTACTCCTCCAGCGTCTCGCCCTTCCACGCGAAGACAGGCACGCCGGTCGCCGCTATTGCCGCGGCGGCATGATCCTGCGTGGAGAAGATGTTGCACGACGCCCAGCGCACAGATGCGCCGAGTTCCCTGAGTGTCTCGATCAGCACAGCGGTCTGGATCGTCATGTGCAGCGAGCCGGTGACGCGCAACCCCTGGAGCGGCTTTTTGGGACCGTACTTCTCGCGCACCGCCATGAGGCCGGGCATCTCCTTCTGCGCCACCTCGATCTCCCTGCGCCCGAAATCGGCAAGCCCCATGTCTTTGACTTTGAAGTCTTTGCTGGTCATCTCGAACTCCTCTATATAAATATATAATGATACGTGGAGCGAAGGCGTATATCGCGAATTATCCCGTGATATCAAGAGTTAATATCGCGACCAGAAACCTCTTCAAGCAACGCGCCGTCTATGTGGCCGGGCAGAGGTCTGCCCAACATCGAAAGCACGGTGGGGAATACGTCGACCGTGCGCGCCGGCCTGTACTTGAGCTTCTGGTTAGTGATCAGCGGAACCCGCATGTGGCTCTGATGGAGCGAACCGTGAGAGGCCCGATGCTCCGGGTGCTCGTACTTCAATCTCAGATCGAACCCAGGGGTCGCCGATATCATCACGTCGCCCGACCGCGGCGCGGTGATGAGGTGCGCGATCTGGAACAGGGCGTCCGGGTAATCGGTATCCAGCGTGCGCACGAGCGACTGCTCGGAGTCGAGGTCAGCGGGGAGCGGAGGATAACCGAACGGGTCGGCGCCCTTGACCCTGTAGTGCAGCGCCGCCCCGTCGAGCCTCACCTCGGCCTCGCCCCGCCTGCTCAGTATGTCCGCACCCCCCTCGTTGTTGCGGACGGCCACGATGTCGACCGCCTCCTCCTCGAGCAGCGCATCTATCAGCGAGGGGGAACGTCTCTCGAGCTCGTCCCGTACCGTGTGGCGCGCCCAGCCGTCGCTGTTTTTGAAATACAGATGCGCCATGCCGTTTCCCGAAACCATGTTGGCCGAGAGCTTCCCCCTCTTTCGGAAGATGAGCGGGTAGAAAAACGCCGGCAACCCCATCCTCTCCAGGAACGAGTTCACGCAAAAATGCGTGTGCGTCGCGGAGAGCCCGTGGTCCGAGACGAGGAAGAACGCGGTCTCTTCCCACAGCCCCGCCTTCGATAGGTCGGAGACCACTTTGCCGACCGCGGAGTCGAGCCATCTGTATCTGGCAAGCGCGCTCTCGTGCCTGGGGTGAGCGAGGTGCGAATATTCGTCTATCCCCGGCAGGACGCAGAACACGTACGAGGGCGCTTTCCTGAGTTCGGCCCTGAGCTTCGAAAGGGCGGCCTCGTCCGTGAACGCCCAGCGATCGGTCAGATGCGAGTAGTACCAGTACCATATCCTGCTGATTCGAGTCGCGTTCCGTGAGCCCTCGGCGCCCCTCGCGATCGGGTTGAAGATCGAGACCGAGTCCGGTATCAACTCGAAGACAGTGCGTATGTGTTTCCACATGTCCCGCGCCATGCAGAAGCTTTCGAGGCCTACGTAGGATCGGTATCTGTCGAAGGAGGAGCCGGAGTCGTACTTCGCCTTGTCGAACCAGCGTATGCCGGGAACGTTGCACGTGCCGGGAAGACAACCTGTGAGAAAGGGAAGATAGGCGGGCCCGGTGGTTGAGGGGAAGCTCGTGACGGCGGGCAGCGAGCCCCCCTGCTCCACGAGGCGCCCGGCGATGTTGGGCAGGTTTCCCCGGGCGAGCTCCTCGCCGAGCACGTCGGCGCGCGCACCGTCGGCGAGCATCACGACGGCAAGTTTCTTTCTAGGCGTAGGCATCTTCAGCTAGGACTTTCTCTTGGAGCGTATATCGGAAAGTTTCTCGTTCATGCGCCTCACGAGATCCTGGTACCCGTGCTTCTTGATTATGGAGTCGAACTGGAATCGGTAGTTGTCCACGAGACTCGCCTCATCGACGATCACGTCGTAGATCTTCCATTGATCGCCCTTCTTCGTAAGCCTGTAGTTGAGCGCGATATCCACCCTCTCCGACGGCACCACGACCTTGGTGCGCACGAAGGCGCGCGTCTGCTCGGGGTTGTAGAATTTGTGGCCGTTGTAGACCACGTAGTATTTTCCCCCGCTCTTGCTCTTCGCAGCCGACTGCTCCTTCGAGAACAAAGCCTTCTCCTCCAGCAGGTCCGTCAGTATCTGCACGAACTGATCCTGCTCCTGGACCGTGCGCTCTTTCCAGTGAGAGGCCAGCGACTGCTTCGAAAGCTCGCGGATGTCGAACGTCCCGTGTATTATATTTTGTTTGATCTTGAGGTTGTGCTCCTCATCCTCCGCCGTGAGAGAGCCGCCCTTTGGCGCGACCTTGAAATCGTCGAGCATGTCGTCGAGTTCCTGTATCGCCCTGGTCGGCGTGCCTGCGTTATAATACTGCTTTTTGCTGCGCATCTGGTCTACGTCCACCTCCGCGCCCATCGCTGCAAAGGCAGGCGCGAGCATCGCGCAGAGGACCGCGAAGAAGATGGACGCCCTGAGAAGAGAGGGCCGTCTTTTTTCATTCATCGACATCACCCATCGAGGTGCCGCCGTCCACATTGTCCCTGCCATACGTGTCTTCCTCCTTGCCGTAATAATAATTGTCCGTCGTCGTGAAACCGCCGCCCTCGCCGCTCTGCATGTCGTCCAATACGACCGCCGCCTCCGGAACCACTTCCCTGAACCTGTCGCGGCCGACCCTCTTCTCCAGGGAGGCCAGCGCCATGTTGTAGTCGAAGACCGACTTGTAATAGACGCCCCTCGCCAGCAGCATGGCCTTGAGCGAGTCCGTGTATTTCTCGTTGTCGCCAAGGCCTATGTCGGTGTTCACCTTGGAGAGGAACATCATCTGCTCGGCCAGCGACTCGCCCCTCTTCGCGCGCTTCAAGTTCTCCTGCGCGCGCTTCGCTTCCAAATAGGCCTTGTGCGCATCGACCGATATCGCCCTGCGCGCGATCATGCGCTCGTACATCGCCTTGTGGTATTCCGCGCGCGCCTTCTTGATCTTCGCATAGGACCCGTGGAAATCGATCGTCCCCTTGAGCTCGAATCCTAGGCCCGCCCTCGTGAAATTGAAGGGGTCATTGAAGTCGTCGGTGAGCTGCAGGCCCCTTATCTCGCCGGTGGTGCGGCCTACGTCCACGAAGAAGCCGACCCCGGCCGTGGGGAGGACCTTTCTCTTCTCGAGCTTGTACAGCTTGTGTTTGGTCTCGACACCCAGGTCCATGAGTTTGACTTCGGGTTGAGCGGTCATCCCCGCGTCCACGAACTCATCCGCCCTGTCGAGTTTCGCCGGCTCAGGCGTGAGCGAGAGGCTATCGAGGACGATCTTCGTGTCGGGCTCGAGGTCGAGATGTATGAGCATCCCCTCGTAGGCAAGTTCCTGATTATGGGTGGCCTCTTCGAGGCGCTTCTCGAGCTCGAGCTTGAAGACCTTCAGCTGCGCCATGTCGTAGGGATCGATGCCGGGCAGATCCCCGATATCGTTCTCGCCCTTGGCCTTGTCGCCCTCCCCCTTTTTGCCCTCAGCATCCGCGGAGCCCTCCCAGTCTTCGTCCTCACCCCAGGCCTGCCTCGACTCCTCGTCTTTTATCCTCTTGTCGATCTTGCCTATCGCATCCTCGAGCAGGCCTATCGTCTCCTGCGCGAGCTGCACACCGTAATAGATCTGCTTCACCTGGTAGACCACGTCGGACTCGGTCTGGGCCCTGCGTATCCTGGCCGCCTCTATGCCACCGTCGGCGATCCTCTTGGCGAGCACAAGCTGGCCGAATGTCGAGACCGGAACACCTATTCCGACGTGAATGCTGTTGAAGAACGTGAGCTGCCCGTCGAAAAACGCGTTGAAGGCGTTGTCCACGTCCGTGGGGACAGGCGCCATCCTGTACTTATACTCCATCACCGGCCAGAAGGCCGCCGCGGCCTCGGCCCTCTGTCCCCTCGCCGCCTCGATGTCCTCGCCGGCAGCCCGAAGCCTCATGTTTCTGGTCAGGGCGATCCTGATGCAATCGGCAAGCCCGAGCTTCACTTTTCCGGGCCAATCCCTTCCCGCGACAGGGTCGAGCCCGTACTCCTCCTCGATGTTCGCGGGCCTGGATGGATCGGCCGACTGCCCCGCCGCCTGGGCCGATATGGC
Protein-coding regions in this window:
- a CDS encoding TolC family protein encodes the protein MSWRPQISCSRLIALCATALILAISAQAAGQSADPSRPANIEEEYGLDPVAGRDWPGKVKLGLADCIRIALTRNMRLRAAGEDIEAARGQRAEAAAAFWPVMEYKYRMAPVPTDVDNAFNAFFDGQLTFFNSIHVGIGVPVSTFGQLVLAKRIADGGIEAARIRRAQTESDVVYQVKQIYYGVQLAQETIGLLEDAIGKIDKRIKDEESRQAWGEDEDWEGSADAEGKKGEGDKAKGENDIGDLPGIDPYDMAQLKVFKLELEKRLEEATHNQELAYEGMLIHLDLEPDTKIVLDSLSLTPEPAKLDRADEFVDAGMTAQPEVKLMDLGVETKHKLYKLEKRKVLPTAGVGFFVDVGRTTGEIRGLQLTDDFNDPFNFTRAGLGFELKGTIDFHGSYAKIKKARAEYHKAMYERMIARRAISVDAHKAYLEAKRAQENLKRAKRGESLAEQMMFLSKVNTDIGLGDNEKYTDSLKAMLLARGVYYKSVFDYNMALASLEKRVGRDRFREVVPEAAVVLDDMQSGEGGGFTTTDNYYYGKEEDTYGRDNVDGGTSMGDVDE